One region of Streptomyces capillispiralis genomic DNA includes:
- a CDS encoding DUF305 domain-containing protein, which produces MHYRRVSRVSVAAGLTALAVFGLAACDSDTDDAKSAATSGPSVLAPGEPGEPNRTLSAEDAAQQRAEDDSPNSADVTYARMMIVHHAQALEMTALVPDRAESSKIEKLAERIAAAQQPEIKAMQSWLKSHDKPEQDDGHGHGHDHATMPGMATQAQLKQLRAADGKAFDQLFLTLMITHHQGAVTMSTEVKGEGNNIRIEEMADDVVAQQTSEINRMRDLL; this is translated from the coding sequence GTGCACTACCGCCGTGTGTCACGTGTGTCCGTCGCCGCCGGGCTGACCGCCCTGGCCGTATTCGGGCTCGCGGCCTGCGACTCCGACACCGACGACGCCAAGTCGGCCGCCACGAGCGGCCCTTCGGTCCTCGCACCGGGCGAGCCCGGGGAGCCGAACCGGACCCTGTCGGCCGAGGACGCGGCCCAGCAGCGCGCGGAGGACGACTCCCCCAACTCCGCCGACGTGACCTACGCGCGGATGATGATCGTGCACCACGCACAGGCCCTCGAGATGACCGCGCTCGTGCCCGACCGCGCCGAGTCGTCGAAGATCGAGAAGCTGGCCGAGCGCATCGCCGCCGCGCAGCAGCCGGAGATCAAGGCGATGCAGAGCTGGCTGAAGAGCCATGACAAGCCGGAGCAGGACGACGGGCACGGACACGGGCACGACCACGCGACGATGCCCGGAATGGCCACCCAGGCACAGCTGAAGCAGCTGCGCGCGGCCGACGGCAAGGCCTTCGACCAGCTCTTCCTCACCCTCATGATCACCCACCACCAGGGCGCGGTGACCATGTCCACCGAGGTGAAGGGCGAGGGCAACAACATCCGGATCGAGGAGATGGCGGACGACGTGGTCGCCCAGCAGACGAGCGAGATCAACCGGATGCGCGACCTGCTGTGA
- a CDS encoding phosphatase PAP2 family protein produces MHTSHVESPPRSPERRPATLSTGVLALCSALLLALVAVEWRPLIGLDGDISRTTHRWAVAEPGLTQTSRILTDWVWDPWTMRVLCGVVVALLVWRYAARWTAMWLVLTVALGTALQQGLKAAVDRARPVWPDPVDSAHYAAFPSGHAMTATVVCGLLLWLLHRHGVSRALWRTAVTVAVVSVAGVGLTRVWLGVHWPTDVLGGWLFGALVVTAAVGIHKRLHP; encoded by the coding sequence ATGCACACCTCCCACGTCGAATCCCCGCCCCGGTCCCCCGAACGCCGCCCCGCCACCCTGTCCACCGGAGTGCTGGCCCTGTGCTCGGCACTGCTGCTGGCGCTCGTCGCCGTCGAGTGGCGCCCGCTGATCGGCCTGGACGGCGACATCTCCCGCACCACCCACCGCTGGGCGGTCGCGGAACCGGGCCTGACGCAGACCTCCCGCATCCTGACCGACTGGGTGTGGGACCCGTGGACGATGCGGGTGCTGTGCGGTGTGGTGGTGGCGCTGCTGGTGTGGCGGTACGCGGCCCGGTGGACGGCGATGTGGCTGGTCCTGACGGTCGCCCTCGGGACGGCGTTGCAGCAGGGCCTGAAGGCGGCGGTGGACCGCGCCCGGCCGGTCTGGCCCGACCCGGTCGACTCGGCGCACTACGCGGCCTTCCCGTCGGGCCACGCCATGACGGCGACGGTCGTGTGCGGCCTGCTGCTGTGGCTGCTGCACCGCCACGGGGTGAGCCGCGCCCTGTGGCGCACGGCGGTGACCGTGGCGGTCGTGTCGGTGGCCGGGGTCGGCCTCACCCGGGTCTGGCTGGGCGTCCACTGGCCCACGGACGTCCTCGGCGGCTGGCTGTTCGGTGCGCTGGTGGTGACCGCGGCGGTGGGGATCCACAAGCGGCTGCACCCGTGA
- a CDS encoding TetR/AcrR family transcriptional regulator, which produces MSPRSALVNEELRRRSKERLLHAAVELVSEHGYDATTLGDIADRAGSARGLVSYYFPGKRQLVQSAVHRLMHRTLEEALEREPRAEDGPERMARAIDAILGLARDRPVLMRQHMAGLLQAEGFLPCPEQRRLAELLSDTVARHGSHDVEADYPMLRALLMGAVYAALMPGAPMPVPVLRAELFQRYGLDWELGVPPDAGAPGGTPETEGTDLARFFATEPAPDRPAPAPRPEPDAQSK; this is translated from the coding sequence ATGTCCCCGCGCAGCGCCCTGGTCAATGAAGAGTTGCGGAGGCGTTCGAAGGAGCGGCTTCTGCACGCCGCCGTCGAGTTGGTGAGCGAGCACGGCTACGACGCGACCACGCTCGGCGACATCGCCGACCGGGCGGGCTCCGCGCGGGGCCTGGTCTCGTACTACTTCCCGGGCAAGCGGCAGCTGGTGCAGTCCGCGGTGCACCGGCTGATGCACCGCACCCTGGAGGAGGCCCTGGAGCGCGAGCCGCGCGCCGAGGACGGCCCGGAGCGGATGGCGCGGGCCATCGACGCGATCCTGGGGCTGGCGCGGGACCGCCCGGTGCTGATGCGCCAGCACATGGCCGGGCTGCTGCAGGCCGAGGGGTTCCTGCCCTGCCCGGAGCAGCGGCGCCTGGCGGAACTGCTGAGCGACACCGTCGCCCGGCACGGCTCCCACGACGTGGAGGCCGACTACCCGATGCTGCGCGCCCTGCTGATGGGCGCCGTGTACGCGGCCCTGATGCCGGGCGCGCCGATGCCCGTTCCGGTGCTGCGCGCGGAACTGTTCCAGCGCTACGGGCTCGACTGGGAGCTGGGTGTCCCGCCGGACGCCGGAGCGCCCGGCGGGACACCTGAGACGGAGGGGACGGACCTGGCCCGGTTCTTCGCGACCGAGCCGGCGCCCGACCGTCCGGCCCCGGCCCCTCGGCCGGAGCCGGACGCTCAGTCGAAGTAG
- a CDS encoding DUF6214 family protein has product MSVWPAWEVCEGERSTRWLHVRLAFGDGARIDALATVSDGWVCVEDVQARPALALEDLAVLADWIEGPLARACGAGDGQEPGDGAGAGTHRDGPVPPRGPQWRIVARAYRTAQERGTDPVLAVMDETGYSRRGALRLIGRTRDAGLLSPRHARR; this is encoded by the coding sequence GTGTCCGTGTGGCCCGCCTGGGAGGTGTGCGAGGGGGAGCGGTCCACCCGGTGGCTCCATGTCCGGCTGGCGTTCGGGGACGGGGCCCGGATCGACGCCCTGGCGACGGTGAGTGACGGGTGGGTCTGCGTCGAGGACGTACAGGCCCGGCCGGCGCTGGCCCTGGAGGACCTGGCGGTGCTCGCCGACTGGATCGAGGGCCCACTGGCCCGGGCCTGCGGCGCCGGGGACGGGCAGGAGCCGGGGGACGGGGCCGGCGCGGGCACGCACCGGGACGGCCCCGTCCCCCCGCGCGGGCCCCAGTGGCGGATCGTGGCGCGGGCCTACCGCACGGCGCAGGAGCGGGGCACCGATCCGGTCCTCGCCGTGATGGACGAGACCGGGTACAGCCGGCGCGGGGCGCTCAGGCTCATCGGCCGGACGCGCGACGCGGGGCTGCTGTCCCCGCGCCACGCCCGGCGGTGA
- a CDS encoding VOC family protein: protein MDLSAPVTGGPCWAELGTTDLESAQRFYTRLFDWRPETDPREEAGGYTVAYLGDAAVAALAPLYQESQPVAWNVSFAVPDADAALREVRAAGGRTLVDATDVFDLGRFAVAADPTGAVFQLWQAGSFPGAGVFDAPGALSWVELLTRAPQQAVSFYTGVFGWSVTPSGRYPRWGVEGADFGGMVTMDDKFPHEVPAHWLPYFAVDDVDAAADTATRARGTVLMEPVSHPEGPRIAVLRDPQGAMFGVRGAVDPAA, encoded by the coding sequence ATGGACCTGTCCGCGCCGGTGACCGGCGGGCCCTGCTGGGCCGAGCTGGGGACCACCGACCTGGAGTCCGCACAGCGGTTCTACACCCGGCTCTTCGACTGGCGTCCCGAGACGGATCCGCGCGAGGAGGCCGGTGGTTACACGGTCGCGTACCTCGGTGACGCGGCGGTCGCCGCGCTGGCACCGCTGTACCAGGAGTCTCAGCCGGTCGCCTGGAACGTGTCGTTCGCGGTGCCCGACGCCGATGCCGCCCTCCGGGAGGTGCGTGCCGCGGGCGGGCGGACGCTGGTCGACGCGACGGACGTGTTCGACCTGGGCCGCTTCGCGGTGGCGGCCGATCCCACCGGTGCCGTCTTCCAGCTCTGGCAGGCGGGCTCCTTCCCGGGCGCCGGCGTGTTCGACGCGCCCGGGGCACTTAGCTGGGTGGAGCTGCTGACCCGCGCGCCGCAGCAGGCCGTGTCGTTCTACACCGGCGTGTTCGGCTGGAGCGTGACCCCCTCCGGGCGCTACCCGCGGTGGGGCGTCGAGGGCGCGGACTTCGGCGGCATGGTGACGATGGACGACAAGTTCCCCCACGAGGTGCCGGCGCACTGGCTGCCGTACTTCGCGGTCGACGACGTGGACGCCGCCGCGGACACGGCGACGCGGGCGCGGGGCACCGTGCTGATGGAGCCGGTCTCGCACCCGGAGGGCCCGCGCATCGCGGTGCTCCGCGACCCGCAGGGCGCCATGTTCGGCGTGCGCGGGGCCGTGGACCCGGCCGCGTGA
- a CDS encoding MarR family winged helix-turn-helix transcriptional regulator: protein MTATEGPSATDGGEPSATGGGPTAPGRDDTVAAVVRQWRAVHPGLDTGPMEVIGRINRCAALLQQAEDAPLRRAGLTRPEFDLLGALRRTGHELTPSELARETFSSGAAVTKRLKQLTERGLVERRGDARDRRVAHVRLTDTGRDLVDGILPAQLAYETAALSGLDGPELGELASLLGVLLGQLEGRLGALRA, encoded by the coding sequence ATGACGGCGACCGAAGGACCATCGGCGACCGACGGCGGGGAGCCGTCCGCGACCGGCGGGGGCCCGACCGCCCCCGGGCGGGACGACACGGTCGCCGCGGTCGTCAGGCAGTGGCGGGCCGTGCATCCCGGGCTCGACACCGGCCCCATGGAGGTCATCGGCCGCATCAACCGCTGCGCCGCGCTCCTCCAGCAGGCGGAGGACGCGCCGCTGCGCCGGGCCGGTCTGACCCGCCCGGAGTTCGACCTGCTCGGCGCGCTGCGCCGCACCGGCCACGAACTGACCCCGAGCGAGCTGGCCCGCGAGACGTTCTCCTCCGGCGCCGCCGTCACCAAACGCCTCAAGCAGCTCACCGAACGCGGACTCGTGGAACGCCGCGGCGACGCCCGCGACCGCCGCGTCGCGCACGTGCGCCTCACCGATACCGGGCGTGACCTGGTCGACGGCATCCTGCCCGCCCAGCTCGCCTACGAGACCGCCGCGCTGTCCGGCCTGGACGGCCCCGAACTCGGTGAGCTGGCGTCCCTGCTGGGCGTACTGCTGGGGCAGCTGGAAGGGCGGCTGGGCGCGCTGCGGGCGTGA
- a CDS encoding FUSC family protein — MSSAPPAPTARPARRLPLADVLRLGRPSDIWFKPALSVVAAVAPPSLLLVALDRLDLALYTMAGSLCALYAHNRPYAARAKVLAGVVLGMLAGLATALVAASLTRNAVVLVTVGAVLAAAQKVLCDATRVGPPGNVVLTFVSSASLFVPQTPGQVPGHLGLAAAAGLWAWLVGMAPALTRPHGPERRATAHALNAAAAYAETAGTGDGHTGARVTALAAVQAARQSLRSAGRRPSATRRALARLVVRAEVALAAPTDADPARLRAWAGALRGTGPVPDTGDPRADTAEPAAARRTPRAGLGALAALTPLAARTAVGCALAGYASLALGIGRPYWALVTAAALYQANLSLTWGRTVQRVVGNLAGVLLFAAVAPLAHLGPLALVLCCLAFSFGAEALISRNYWLGSVCVTPLALLVTGFAGPQRTGDLVTERAVDTLVGAAVGFAAALAVTDRQAGDRVVRSLTAVDRAREHAARVLADPGAAPAAVETARRDLAAALLDLRATADAAAGEWWQRALPRERVVLAERSGHRTLAATVRRQGLLPDPGTDTEDVRP; from the coding sequence ATGAGCAGTGCGCCCCCCGCCCCCACCGCCCGGCCCGCCCGGCGTCTCCCGCTCGCCGACGTGCTGCGCCTCGGGCGCCCGTCCGACATCTGGTTCAAGCCGGCCCTCAGCGTGGTCGCCGCGGTCGCACCGCCCAGCCTGCTGCTGGTCGCGCTCGACCGGCTCGATCTCGCCCTCTACACCATGGCCGGATCCCTGTGCGCCCTGTACGCCCACAACCGTCCCTACGCCGCCCGCGCCAAGGTGCTGGCGGGCGTGGTCCTCGGCATGCTCGCCGGCCTCGCGACGGCCCTCGTCGCCGCCTCCCTCACCCGGAACGCCGTCGTCCTGGTCACCGTCGGCGCCGTGCTCGCCGCCGCGCAGAAGGTGCTGTGCGACGCCACCCGCGTCGGGCCACCCGGCAACGTCGTCCTCACCTTCGTCAGCTCCGCCTCGCTGTTCGTGCCGCAGACCCCCGGACAGGTCCCCGGCCACCTCGGGCTCGCCGCCGCGGCCGGCCTGTGGGCCTGGCTGGTGGGCATGGCACCCGCCCTGACCAGGCCGCACGGCCCCGAACGGCGCGCCACCGCGCACGCCCTGAACGCCGCCGCGGCGTACGCCGAGACCGCTGGCACCGGCGACGGGCACACCGGCGCCCGTGTCACCGCCCTCGCCGCCGTGCAGGCCGCCCGGCAGTCCCTGCGCTCCGCCGGGAGACGGCCCTCCGCCACCCGCCGCGCCCTGGCACGGCTCGTGGTCCGCGCCGAGGTCGCGCTCGCCGCACCCACCGACGCCGACCCGGCCCGGCTGCGCGCCTGGGCCGGCGCCCTGCGCGGAACCGGCCCCGTCCCGGACACCGGCGACCCGCGCGCGGACACCGCCGAACCGGCCGCCGCGCGGCGCACCCCCAGGGCTGGGCTCGGCGCGCTCGCCGCGCTCACCCCGCTCGCCGCCCGCACCGCCGTCGGCTGCGCGCTCGCCGGCTACGCCTCCCTCGCCCTCGGCATCGGCCGCCCCTATTGGGCCCTGGTCACCGCCGCCGCCCTCTACCAGGCCAACCTCAGCCTCACCTGGGGCCGGACCGTGCAGCGCGTCGTCGGCAACCTCGCCGGCGTGCTCCTCTTCGCCGCCGTGGCCCCGCTCGCCCACCTCGGCCCGCTCGCCCTCGTCCTGTGCTGCCTGGCCTTCAGCTTCGGTGCCGAGGCGCTCATCAGCCGCAACTACTGGCTCGGCAGCGTCTGCGTCACCCCGCTGGCGCTGCTCGTCACCGGGTTCGCCGGCCCGCAGCGGACCGGTGACCTGGTCACCGAGCGCGCCGTGGACACCCTCGTCGGCGCCGCCGTCGGATTCGCCGCCGCCCTGGCCGTCACCGACCGGCAGGCGGGCGACCGCGTCGTCCGGTCCCTCACCGCCGTCGACCGGGCCCGCGAGCACGCCGCCCGGGTGCTCGCCGACCCGGGAGCGGCGCCCGCGGCGGTGGAGACCGCCCGCCGCGACCTCGCCGCCGCCCTGCTCGACCTGCGGGCCACCGCCGACGCCGCGGCGGGCGAGTGGTGGCAGCGCGCGCTGCCCCGGGAGCGGGTCGTGCTCGCCGAGCGGTCGGGACACCGTACGCTCGCGGCTACGGTACGACGCCAGGGGCTGCTCCCGGACCCCGGCACGGACACGGAGGACGTACGGCCATGA
- a CDS encoding M56 family metallopeptidase, protein MILPAALLLLGVLTAVTGPRLLARADWPDREPVVALWAWQCLIATVLLCCALSMTFSAAAAWRAVGGHVFATAPRAVVEAYALGTAGLWAETTALALACGGLWSAAMLVREVGRARARRRARRAGLRVRAPLLPGEEPGADRLVVLEGERPDAWWLPGTPPRLVVTTAALRRLKGRQLDAVLAHERGHARARHDWLLHCSSALADGFPRVPVFAAFRDEMHRLVELAADDTASRRFGRLTTALALVELNEHRGVFGPCPTPQAHVTARVHRLLTPPDRLTAGRRLRLTAAASLVPVIPVLVAFVPGLRALG, encoded by the coding sequence ATGATCCTCCCCGCGGCCCTGCTGCTGCTCGGTGTCCTGACCGCCGTGACGGGTCCCCGGCTGCTCGCCCGGGCCGACTGGCCGGACCGCGAGCCGGTGGTGGCGCTGTGGGCGTGGCAGTGCCTGATCGCGACGGTGCTGCTGTGCTGCGCCCTGTCGATGACGTTCAGCGCGGCGGCGGCCTGGCGGGCGGTGGGCGGCCATGTCTTCGCCACCGCGCCCCGGGCGGTCGTGGAGGCGTACGCCCTCGGTACGGCCGGACTCTGGGCGGAGACCACCGCGCTGGCGCTGGCGTGCGGGGGTCTGTGGAGCGCCGCGATGCTGGTCCGGGAGGTCGGACGGGCCCGCGCACGGCGCCGGGCGCGCCGGGCCGGCCTGCGGGTGCGGGCCCCGCTGCTGCCCGGGGAGGAGCCGGGCGCCGACCGGCTCGTGGTCCTGGAGGGCGAGCGGCCCGACGCCTGGTGGCTGCCGGGCACCCCGCCCCGACTGGTCGTCACCACGGCCGCGTTGCGCCGACTGAAGGGCAGACAGCTGGACGCCGTGCTCGCGCACGAGCGGGGGCACGCGCGGGCCCGGCACGACTGGCTGCTGCACTGCTCGTCCGCGCTGGCGGACGGGTTCCCGCGAGTTCCCGTGTTCGCGGCGTTCCGCGACGAGATGCACCGGCTGGTCGAACTCGCCGCCGACGACACCGCGTCGCGCCGCTTCGGCCGGCTGACCACGGCCCTCGCCCTGGTGGAACTCAACGAGCACCGCGGGGTGTTCGGCCCCTGCCCCACCCCGCAGGCCCATGTCACCGCCCGTGTGCACCGGCTGCTCACTCCCCCTGACCGGCTCACCGCGGGGCGGCGGCTGCGGCTGACCGCGGCGGCGTCGCTGGTGCCGGTGATCCCCGTACTGGTGGCGTTCGTACCGGGGTTGCGGGCGCTGGGATAG
- a CDS encoding glycerophosphodiester phosphodiesterase, giving the protein MNFLTIGHRGVMGVAPENTLRSFVAAQEAGLDVIELDLHLSKDGALVVMHDTDVDRTTDGTGAIADKTLAELRALDAGQGERVPVFEEVLDAVRTPLQAEIKDVQAARALAEVMNGRDLAARVEVSSFHDEAITEIARLVPGVRTALIASRYGADVVDRAVGAGASTVCLNIRRLTLEIVERARKADLAVIGWVVNTQDHLRLVRALGLDGATTDYPEIKRTGRFTA; this is encoded by the coding sequence TTGAACTTCCTCACCATCGGTCACCGCGGAGTCATGGGTGTCGCCCCCGAGAACACCCTCCGGTCCTTCGTCGCCGCCCAGGAAGCGGGCCTCGACGTCATCGAACTCGACCTGCACCTGAGCAAGGACGGCGCGCTCGTCGTCATGCACGACACGGACGTGGACCGCACCACGGACGGCACCGGCGCCATCGCCGACAAGACCCTCGCCGAGCTGCGCGCCCTGGACGCCGGGCAAGGCGAGCGCGTTCCCGTCTTCGAGGAGGTCCTGGACGCCGTCCGGACCCCGCTGCAGGCCGAGATCAAGGACGTGCAGGCGGCCCGGGCGCTGGCCGAGGTGATGAACGGGCGGGACCTGGCCGCCCGGGTCGAGGTGTCGTCGTTCCACGACGAGGCGATCACCGAGATCGCCCGGCTGGTGCCCGGGGTGCGCACGGCGCTCATCGCGAGCCGCTACGGGGCGGACGTCGTGGACCGGGCGGTCGGGGCCGGCGCCTCCACCGTCTGCCTGAACATCCGCCGGCTCACCCTGGAGATCGTGGAGCGGGCCCGGAAGGCGGACCTGGCGGTCATCGGCTGGGTGGTCAACACCCAGGACCACCTCAGGCTGGTGCGGGCCCTGGGACTCGACGGCGCCACCACCGACTACCCGGAGATCAAGCGCACCGGCCGCTTCACGGCGTGA
- a CDS encoding DUF5134 domain-containing protein has protein sequence MHGPASSGWLLVALCAATGAYCLLRMRSRVEEQRRAAGGEALMGFGMAAMAVPAAAFTPPAWAWPAGAAVFGAAGLQALWAARAGACHLHHLIGAGAMVHMAVTMAASRTGGHGHAGNGADIPLLTGSLLLYFVAYVLVTGARLVPVAGTPGGGRDVGWGDRPELARACRLAMAIAMVAMLPTM, from the coding sequence GTGCACGGACCGGCGTCGTCCGGCTGGCTGCTGGTCGCGCTCTGCGCGGCGACCGGCGCCTACTGTCTGCTGCGCATGCGCAGCCGCGTGGAGGAGCAGCGCCGCGCCGCGGGTGGCGAGGCGCTGATGGGGTTCGGCATGGCCGCGATGGCGGTGCCCGCGGCGGCGTTCACCCCGCCGGCCTGGGCCTGGCCGGCCGGTGCGGCGGTGTTCGGCGCCGCCGGACTGCAGGCGCTGTGGGCGGCCCGCGCGGGCGCGTGCCATCTGCACCATCTGATCGGCGCCGGGGCGATGGTCCACATGGCGGTGACCATGGCCGCCTCCCGGACGGGCGGACACGGGCATGCGGGGAACGGCGCGGACATCCCCCTGCTGACGGGGAGCCTGCTGCTCTACTTCGTCGCGTACGTGCTCGTGACCGGGGCACGGCTGGTGCCCGTGGCGGGCACGCCGGGCGGCGGCCGGGATGTCGGCTGGGGCGACCGGCCGGAGCTGGCGCGGGCCTGCCGGCTGGCCATGGCCATCGCCATGGTGGCGATGCTGCCGACGATGTGA
- a CDS encoding GNAT family N-acetyltransferase — protein MESVTDAAPTFRDATEADVDALVALIESAYRGESSRAGWTTEADILQGQRTDPEGVLEVIRSPDSRLLTVEREGRIVACCQLEHRGPHAYFGMFAVSPALQGAGLGRTIIAEAERRARETWGADEMHMTVISVREDLIAWYERRGYRRTGRMTPFPYGDERFGIPQRDDLRFELLVKELV, from the coding sequence ATGGAATCCGTCACCGACGCAGCACCGACCTTCCGGGACGCCACCGAAGCCGACGTGGACGCCCTCGTCGCGCTGATCGAGTCGGCGTACCGGGGAGAGTCCAGCCGGGCCGGGTGGACGACCGAGGCGGACATCCTCCAGGGACAGCGGACCGACCCGGAGGGTGTGCTGGAGGTCATCAGGTCGCCGGACAGCCGGCTGCTGACGGTGGAGCGCGAGGGCCGGATCGTCGCCTGCTGCCAGCTCGAACACCGCGGGCCGCACGCCTACTTCGGGATGTTCGCGGTGAGCCCCGCCCTCCAGGGGGCCGGACTGGGCAGGACGATCATCGCGGAGGCGGAGCGCCGGGCCCGCGAGACCTGGGGCGCCGACGAGATGCACATGACGGTGATCTCCGTGCGGGAGGACCTGATCGCCTGGTACGAGCGGCGCGGCTACCGCCGTACGGGAAGGATGACGCCCTTTCCGTACGGCGACGAGCGCTTCGGGATCCCGCAGCGCGACGATCTGCGGTTCGAGCTGCTGGTGAAGGAACTGGTCTGA
- a CDS encoding LVIVD repeat-containing protein, producing the protein MILLSVSRTRRRRLGVAAAAGGLLAALLTAAPAAAIPDPGDSPADRKEVSRSDQAEAREAIESGEIPGQDEVVHSANIRHVANIPKDVLPGTNSDLAFQGRYAFAGNYDGFRIFDISDPKAPKTVAQVLCPGSQNDISVSGDLLFLSTDSSRSDSSCNSTTQPVTEKSSWEGMKVFDISDKSNPRYVAAVETACGSHTHTLVPERKNVYVYVSSYSPNAAYPDCQPPHDGISVIKVPRKAPQDAALVGFPVLFPGEGPDGGGNPGAPTNPGVSKTTGCHDITVLPSKDLAAGACMGDGILFSIEDPEHPKVIDRVQDNVNFAFWHSATFNQKANKVVFTDELGGGGAATCNEAIGPNRGADGIYDIVGKGDRRELVFRSYFKIPRHQADTENCVAHNGSLIPVKGKDLMVQAWYQGGVSVWDFTDSSKPREIAYFERGPLATDRIVTGGSWSAYYYNGYIYSNDMAKGFDVLKIDDRRTDPARWVQMRELNVQTQPDYFD; encoded by the coding sequence GTGATCCTGTTGAGTGTTTCCCGGACCCGGCGCAGACGCCTGGGAGTTGCCGCGGCGGCCGGTGGGCTGCTGGCCGCGCTGCTCACCGCCGCGCCGGCCGCCGCGATCCCCGACCCCGGGGACTCGCCGGCCGACCGCAAGGAGGTCTCGCGGAGCGACCAGGCCGAGGCGCGCGAGGCCATCGAGAGCGGTGAGATACCCGGCCAGGACGAGGTCGTCCACTCCGCCAACATCCGGCACGTGGCCAACATCCCGAAGGACGTGCTGCCCGGCACCAACTCGGACCTGGCCTTCCAGGGCCGGTACGCCTTCGCCGGCAACTACGACGGCTTCCGCATTTTCGACATCAGCGACCCGAAGGCGCCGAAGACGGTGGCCCAGGTCCTGTGCCCCGGCTCGCAGAACGACATCTCCGTCTCCGGGGACCTGCTGTTCCTGTCGACCGACTCCTCGCGCAGCGACAGCAGTTGCAACAGCACCACGCAGCCGGTCACCGAGAAGTCCTCCTGGGAGGGCATGAAGGTCTTCGACATCAGCGACAAGAGCAACCCGCGCTACGTCGCCGCCGTCGAGACCGCCTGCGGCTCGCACACCCACACGCTGGTGCCCGAGCGCAAGAACGTCTACGTCTACGTCTCCTCGTACTCGCCCAACGCGGCCTACCCGGACTGCCAGCCGCCGCACGACGGCATCTCGGTGATCAAGGTCCCGCGCAAGGCCCCGCAGGACGCGGCGCTCGTCGGCTTCCCGGTGCTGTTCCCGGGTGAGGGCCCGGACGGCGGCGGCAACCCGGGCGCGCCCACCAACCCGGGCGTCTCCAAGACCACCGGCTGCCACGACATCACCGTGCTGCCCTCCAAGGACCTGGCCGCCGGCGCCTGCATGGGCGACGGCATCCTGTTCTCCATCGAGGACCCCGAGCACCCGAAGGTCATCGACCGGGTGCAGGACAACGTCAACTTCGCGTTCTGGCACTCGGCGACCTTCAACCAGAAGGCCAACAAGGTCGTCTTCACCGACGAGCTCGGCGGGGGCGGCGCCGCCACCTGCAACGAGGCCATCGGCCCGAACCGCGGCGCGGACGGCATCTACGACATCGTGGGCAAGGGCGACCGGCGCGAACTGGTCTTCCGCAGCTACTTCAAGATCCCCCGCCACCAGGCGGACACCGAGAACTGCGTCGCGCACAACGGCTCGCTGATCCCGGTCAAGGGCAAGGACCTGATGGTCCAGGCCTGGTACCAGGGCGGCGTCTCCGTCTGGGACTTCACCGACTCCTCCAAGCCCAGGGAGATCGCCTACTTCGAGCGCGGCCCGCTGGCCACCGACCGCATCGTCACCGGCGGTTCCTGGTCGGCGTACTACTACAACGGCTACATCTACTCGAACGACATGGCCAAGGGCTTCGACGTCCTGAAGATCGACGACCGGCGCACCGACCCGGCCCGCTGGGTCCAGATGCGCGAGCTCAACGTGCAGACGCAGCCGGACTACTTCGACTGA
- a CDS encoding VOC family protein: MVHVLGSRVLLRPTDPDRSRAFYGGQLGLAVHREFGTGPERGTVYFLGGGFLELSGRSEGPSAASPAVRLWLQVEDVAAAHEELAARGVEIVRPPVKEPWGLVEMWIADPDGTPIVLVEIPADHPLRYRPGI; the protein is encoded by the coding sequence ATGGTGCATGTACTGGGCAGCCGGGTCCTGCTCCGGCCCACCGACCCCGACCGTTCCCGCGCCTTCTACGGCGGACAGCTGGGCCTCGCCGTCCACCGCGAGTTCGGTACGGGCCCGGAGCGCGGCACCGTCTACTTCCTGGGCGGCGGGTTTCTGGAGCTCTCGGGCCGCTCGGAGGGCCCGTCGGCGGCGTCCCCGGCGGTACGGCTGTGGCTCCAGGTCGAGGACGTCGCGGCGGCGCACGAGGAGCTGGCGGCCCGGGGCGTCGAGATCGTCCGTCCCCCGGTCAAGGAGCCGTGGGGGCTGGTCGAGATGTGGATCGCCGACCCGGACGGCACACCGATCGTGCTGGTCGAGATCCCGGCCGACCATCCGCTGCGGTACCGGCCGGGCATCTGA